The Bacteroides acidifaciens genome includes a region encoding these proteins:
- a CDS encoding DUF4250 domain-containing protein, which yields MELPKDPMMLFSVINMKLRDCYSSLDELCEDMNVNKDELVNQLKAAGFEYSAEHNKFW from the coding sequence ATGGAATTACCGAAAGATCCGATGATGTTGTTCAGCGTCATCAATATGAAGTTACGCGATTGCTATTCTTCACTTGACGAACTTTGTGAAGATATGAATGTGAACAAAGATGAATTAGTGAATCAGTTGAAAGCCGCAGGTTTTGAATATAGTGCGGAACACAATAAGTTCTGGTAA
- a CDS encoding inorganic phosphate transporter, translating to MELLVTIIILALIFDYINGFHDAANSIATIVSTRVLTPFQAVLWAAFFNFVAFFIAKYIIGGFGIANTVSKTVVEQYITLPIILAGVIAAITWNLVTWWKGIPSSSSHTLIGGFAGAAIMANGVEAIQLNIILKIAAFIFLAPFIGMVIAFVFTLFVLYICRRAHPHTAEVWFKRLQLVSSALFSVGHGLNDSQKVMGIIAAAMIAAHSMGLGMGINSINDLPDWVAFSCFTAISLGTMSGGWKIVKTMGTKITKVTPLEGVIAETAGAFTLYITEMLKIPVSTTHTITGAIIGVGATKRLSAVRWGITKSLMTAWILTIPVSGLLAAAIYYIVSLFL from the coding sequence ATGGAACTATTAGTGACTATCATTATTCTGGCTCTGATATTTGATTATATCAACGGCTTTCACGATGCAGCAAATTCAATAGCTACAATCGTATCTACCAGGGTGCTTACCCCCTTTCAAGCTGTACTATGGGCTGCTTTCTTCAATTTCGTTGCTTTTTTCATTGCCAAATACATCATAGGCGGATTCGGTATTGCCAATACAGTATCCAAAACGGTGGTAGAACAATATATCACTTTACCCATTATATTGGCAGGAGTCATAGCAGCCATCACCTGGAACCTGGTAACATGGTGGAAAGGTATCCCGTCTTCATCTTCACATACGCTTATCGGAGGATTTGCAGGAGCTGCTATTATGGCAAACGGGGTTGAAGCAATTCAACTTAATATCATTCTTAAAATTGCAGCTTTCATCTTTCTGGCTCCTTTTATCGGAATGGTGATTGCCTTCGTTTTCACTCTGTTTGTGCTTTATATCTGCCGACGCGCACATCCTCATACAGCTGAAGTCTGGTTTAAGAGGTTACAGCTCGTTTCTTCCGCCCTCTTCAGCGTAGGACATGGTTTGAATGATTCACAAAAAGTAATGGGTATTATTGCCGCTGCCATGATAGCCGCTCATTCTATGGGATTGGGCATGGGTATCAACAGCATCAATGACCTTCCCGACTGGGTCGCTTTTTCGTGCTTCACCGCCATCTCACTCGGCACCATGTCCGGAGGTTGGAAAATAGTAAAGACAATGGGAACCAAAATCACCAAAGTAACCCCATTGGAAGGAGTAATTGCCGAAACAGCCGGTGCTTTCACTCTCTACATTACGGAAATGCTGAAAATCCCCGTTAGTACCACGCATACTATCACAGGTGCAATCATCGGAGTAGGTGCAACCAAACGCCTCTCTGCCGTTCGCTGGGGAATAACAAAAAGTCTCATGACTGCCTGGATTCTTACAATTCCGGTCAGTGGACTCTTAGCAGCAGCTATCTATTATATTGTTTCCCTCTTTTTGTAG
- a CDS encoding DUF47 domain-containing protein, with the protein MKNSFFSRFTPKEPKFFPLLKQLSEVLCEASVVLTESLQHDSPTERADYYKKIKELEREGDKLTHRIFDELGTTFITPFDREDIHDLASCMDDVIDGINSCAKRISIYNPRPILENGKELSRLIQEEAVYIRKAMDELETFRKKPTLLREYCSRLHEIENQADDVYEFFITRLFEEEKDCIELIKIKEIMHELEKTIDAAERVGKILKNLIVKYA; encoded by the coding sequence ATGAAAAATTCTTTTTTTAGCCGGTTTACTCCAAAGGAACCCAAATTTTTCCCATTACTGAAACAACTTTCAGAAGTGCTTTGTGAGGCATCCGTTGTTTTAACAGAAAGCTTGCAACATGACTCACCAACAGAACGTGCAGATTACTACAAGAAAATCAAAGAGCTGGAACGTGAAGGGGACAAACTAACGCATCGAATTTTTGATGAATTGGGCACCACATTCATCACTCCTTTCGACCGTGAAGATATTCATGACTTAGCTTCCTGTATGGATGATGTTATCGACGGAATAAATAGTTGCGCCAAACGAATCTCTATTTACAATCCCCGTCCTATCTTAGAAAATGGCAAAGAATTGAGCCGTTTAATTCAGGAAGAAGCGGTCTACATCCGTAAAGCCATGGACGAACTTGAAACATTCCGCAAGAAACCGACTCTCCTCCGGGAATATTGCTCAAGATTACATGAAATCGAGAATCAGGCAGATGACGTATATGAATTCTTTATCACCAGGCTATTTGAAGAAGAAAAAGACTGCATTGAACTGATAAAGATCAAGGAAATCATGCATGAACTGGAGAAAACGATCGATGCCGCAGAACGTGTAGGCAAGATTCTGAAAAACCTGATTGTAAAGTATGCATAA
- a CDS encoding RNA polymerase sigma factor has product MINENKIREACASNRERGFKMLMDSFQVPIYNYIRRLVVSHEDAEDVLQEVFIRIFRHIDQFREESSLSTWIYRIATNESLRLLNGRKDEGVVSAEDVQEELMGKLKASDYIDYENELAVKFQEAILSLPEKQRLVFNLRYYDELEYEEIARVLDSKVDTLKVNYHYAKEKIKEYILNR; this is encoded by the coding sequence ATGATAAACGAGAATAAAATTCGTGAAGCTTGTGCTTCGAATCGCGAACGGGGATTCAAGATGCTGATGGACTCTTTTCAGGTGCCGATATATAATTATATCCGTAGACTAGTTGTATCTCATGAAGATGCGGAAGATGTGCTTCAGGAAGTCTTTATCCGGATATTCCGGCATATCGATCAGTTTCGCGAAGAAAGTTCACTGTCAACCTGGATTTACCGGATTGCGACGAATGAGAGTTTACGCTTGCTCAACGGACGTAAAGATGAAGGAGTTGTTTCCGCGGAAGATGTTCAGGAAGAGTTGATGGGCAAGTTGAAGGCTTCCGATTACATTGATTATGAGAATGAACTGGCAGTAAAGTTTCAGGAAGCTATTTTAAGTCTGCCGGAAAAGCAACGGCTGGTATTCAACTTGCGTTATTACGATGAACTTGAATATGAAGAGATCGCCCGTGTACTGGATAGTAAAGTGGATACACTAAAAGTGAATTACCACTATGCGAAAGAGAAGATAAAGGAATATATATTAAACAGATAG